A section of the Selenomonas sp. AB3002 genome encodes:
- a CDS encoding VirB3 family type IV secretion system protein, translating to SCEATMDGQEGVVSWYNLPFIAHSLTEEILFMGAPRNVVILNGIVSFMFVMYFHFVYILLLSVAVHALCVYLAKDDAQFFDCLSQYMYKDNYYST from the coding sequence TTCATGTGAGGCCACCATGGACGGTCAGGAAGGGGTTGTTTCTTGGTATAACCTGCCTTTTATCGCTCACTCACTGACAGAGGAAATTCTCTTTATGGGTGCACCGAGAAACGTCGTTATCCTCAATGGTATCGTGTCATTCATGTTCGTCATGTATTTTCACTTTGTCTATATACTGCTCTTGTCCGTGGCCGTACATGCCCTGTGTGTGTACCTTGCCAAGGATGATGCCCAGTTCTTCGACTGCTTGAGCCAGTATATGTATAAGGACAATTACTATTCAA